Proteins from a genomic interval of Solidesulfovibrio sp.:
- a CDS encoding thioredoxin family protein translates to MLLQICGTGCAKCNELEKLVKEVVAEAGVTATVEKVSDLRAIAGLGVFTTPALVVDGVIKAAGSVPAKKDIAAWIA, encoded by the coding sequence ATGTTGCTTCAAATTTGCGGCACGGGCTGCGCCAAGTGCAACGAATTGGAAAAACTGGTGAAGGAAGTCGTGGCCGAAGCGGGTGTCACGGCCACGGTGGAGAAGGTCTCGGACCTGCGGGCCATCGCCGGGCTCGGCGTGTTCACCACCCCGGCCCTGGTGGTGGACGGCGTCATCAAGGCCGCCGGCAGCGTGCCCGCCAAAAAGGACATCGCCGCCTGGATCGCCTGA
- a CDS encoding chemotaxis protein CheW produces MSELTLERALAAQGEGGDEAVRGEGELVKLVLFTLGADTFALFGRCVGEILARADVFFLPGCPPSLEGVINVRGDIESVLRPHGLLGLPDGAAGPGSPILLCRGAAMKSGLRVDEVIDVADVPGAAIEPPAATLPPAVRQAAVGALRFGGRLVTVLDLDKLFAACAEELG; encoded by the coding sequence ATGAGCGAACTGACCCTGGAACGGGCGCTGGCCGCCCAAGGCGAGGGCGGCGACGAGGCCGTGCGGGGCGAAGGGGAACTGGTCAAACTCGTCCTCTTCACCCTGGGCGCGGACACCTTCGCCTTGTTCGGCCGGTGCGTCGGCGAGATCCTGGCCCGGGCCGACGTCTTTTTCCTTCCCGGCTGCCCGCCGTCCCTGGAGGGCGTCATCAACGTGCGCGGGGACATCGAATCCGTGCTGCGGCCCCACGGACTGCTCGGCCTTCCCGACGGCGCGGCCGGCCCGGGGTCCCCGATCCTGCTGTGCCGGGGCGCGGCCATGAAAAGCGGCCTCCGGGTCGACGAGGTCATCGACGTGGCCGATGTGCCGGGCGCGGCCATCGAGCCGCCGGCCGCCACCTTGCCGCCGGCCGTGCGCCAGGCGGCCGTGGGCGCCCTGCGCTTCGGCGGCCGCCTGGTCACCGTGCTCGACCTGGACAAGCTTTTCGCCGCCTGCGCCGAGGAACTCGGATGA
- a CDS encoding putative sulfate/molybdate transporter, which produces MHDGAQGATALSPEHTPTATGKTRNRYDAMEWAGAFGDIGTLIPFVVAYITILGVDPLGLLFMFGICKIAAGLFYKTPIPIQPMKAIGAAAVAGGITPAALFASGLTTGLFWLVIGLTGTITWVAKLATKPVVRGIMLGLGMSFIVEGIHRMVGSPTLAAIALGTTFVLLTNPRIPAMFVLLLIGVVAAVIGNPALLDELAQVSIGFRLPQFGLHQIQWDDIVTGTLLFTLPQIPLTLGNAVVAIAAENNDLFPDRPVTERTMCVSQGIMNLVSPLFGGVPMCHGAGGMAGHVRFGARTGGSLVILGSIVIVIALFFSQSVAVIFKMFPPAILGVILFLAGAELAVTVRDIGTKKAEFYVMVVVAGFAMWHMGVAFLVGVLLDNALRREWIRI; this is translated from the coding sequence ATGCATGACGGCGCGCAAGGAGCAACGGCCCTGTCCCCCGAACACACCCCCACGGCCACCGGGAAAACCCGGAATCGTTACGACGCCATGGAGTGGGCCGGCGCCTTCGGCGACATCGGCACGCTCATCCCCTTTGTCGTGGCCTACATCACCATCCTGGGCGTCGATCCGCTGGGCCTGCTTTTCATGTTCGGCATCTGCAAGATCGCCGCCGGCCTGTTCTACAAAACGCCCATCCCCATTCAGCCCATGAAGGCCATCGGCGCGGCGGCCGTGGCCGGCGGCATCACCCCGGCGGCGCTTTTCGCCTCCGGGCTGACCACGGGCCTGTTTTGGCTTGTCATTGGGCTTACGGGCACCATCACCTGGGTGGCCAAGCTGGCCACCAAGCCGGTGGTGCGCGGCATCATGCTCGGCCTGGGCATGTCGTTTATCGTGGAGGGCATCCACCGCATGGTGGGTTCGCCGACCCTGGCCGCCATCGCCCTGGGCACGACCTTCGTGCTCCTGACCAACCCCAGGATTCCGGCCATGTTCGTGCTGCTGCTCATCGGCGTGGTGGCCGCCGTCATCGGCAACCCGGCGCTGCTCGACGAACTGGCCCAGGTGAGCATCGGCTTTCGGCTGCCGCAGTTCGGGCTGCACCAGATCCAGTGGGACGACATCGTCACCGGGACGCTGCTGTTCACCCTGCCGCAGATCCCGCTCACCCTGGGCAACGCCGTGGTGGCCATCGCCGCCGAGAACAACGACCTCTTCCCGGACCGGCCCGTGACCGAGCGCACCATGTGCGTGAGCCAAGGCATCATGAACCTGGTGTCGCCGCTTTTCGGCGGCGTGCCCATGTGCCACGGCGCCGGCGGCATGGCCGGCCACGTGCGGTTCGGGGCGCGCACCGGCGGCTCGCTGGTCATCCTCGGCAGCATTGTCATCGTCATCGCGCTTTTTTTCAGCCAGTCCGTGGCCGTGATCTTCAAGATGTTCCCGCCGGCGATCCTCGGCGTGATCCTGTTTCTGGCCGGGGCGGAACTGGCCGTGACCGTGCGCGACATCGGCACCAAGAAGGCCGAGTTCTACGTCATGGTGGTGGTGGCCGGGTTCGCCATGTGGCACATGGGCGTGGCCTTCCTGGTCGGGGTGTTGCTCGACAACGCCCTGCGCCGGGAGTGGATCAGGATCTAG
- a CDS encoding phage integrase central domain-containing protein, with translation MLTDTAVRNAKPGTKAVKLFDSGGLYLEVAPAGGKWWRLKYRHGGKEKRISLGVYPDVSLKDARERRDAARKLLANGIDPSKTRQEEKAEIAADAVTFEKVAREWFAKFKENRTPGHAARTMRRFEMDVFPWIGARPIRDILAPELLATIRRIEARGAIETAHRTVQNCGQVFRYAVASGHADRDISGDLRGAIPPTKEKHHASLIDPRDAASLLRTIETYQGSFVTMCALRLAPMLFVRPGELRHAEWNEIDLDKAEWRIPAAKMKMREQHIVPLSRQALAILSELHPLTGAGKYVFPSVRTSARPMSENTVNAALRRLGYAKDEMTGHGVRSMASTMLDEMGWNRDAIERQLAHAERNSIRAAYNFAEFLPERRRMMQTWSDHLDKLKAGAKVTPLHAAGE, from the coding sequence ATGCTCACAGATACCGCTGTACGCAACGCAAAACCGGGGACCAAGGCCGTCAAGCTGTTCGACTCTGGCGGCCTGTATTTGGAAGTTGCCCCTGCTGGGGGCAAGTGGTGGCGGCTGAAATATCGCCATGGGGGCAAGGAGAAAAGAATTTCCCTTGGCGTGTACCCCGACGTCTCCCTCAAGGACGCCCGGGAGCGACGCGACGCCGCCCGAAAGCTCCTTGCCAACGGCATCGACCCGAGCAAAACCCGCCAGGAAGAAAAAGCCGAAATCGCCGCCGACGCCGTGACCTTCGAGAAGGTGGCCCGGGAATGGTTCGCCAAGTTCAAGGAGAACCGGACGCCCGGCCACGCCGCCCGGACCATGCGCCGCTTCGAGATGGACGTTTTCCCTTGGATCGGCGCGCGCCCCATCCGTGACATCCTGGCCCCCGAACTGCTGGCCACCATTCGCCGCATTGAAGCCCGGGGAGCCATCGAGACGGCGCACCGGACCGTGCAGAACTGCGGCCAAGTCTTCCGATACGCCGTCGCGTCTGGCCATGCCGATCGCGACATATCCGGCGACCTCCGGGGAGCCATCCCCCCTACCAAGGAAAAGCATCACGCCAGCCTCATCGACCCCAGGGATGCGGCCTCTCTGCTGCGAACCATCGAGACGTACCAGGGTTCTTTTGTGACCATGTGCGCCCTGCGACTGGCCCCCATGCTGTTCGTGCGCCCTGGCGAATTGCGCCATGCAGAGTGGAACGAAATAGACCTCGACAAGGCCGAATGGCGCATCCCGGCAGCGAAGATGAAGATGCGGGAACAACACATTGTCCCCCTTTCCCGGCAAGCTCTCGCCATCCTGAGTGAACTGCATCCCCTGACTGGAGCCGGCAAGTACGTGTTTCCCTCCGTACGGACCTCGGCAAGGCCCATGTCCGAAAACACGGTCAATGCCGCCCTACGCCGCCTGGGCTACGCCAAGGACGAGATGACCGGCCACGGCGTCCGCTCCATGGCCTCTACCATGCTCGATGAGATGGGCTGGAACCGAGATGCCATCGAGCGCCAGCTTGCCCATGCCGAGCGCAATTCCATCCGGGCGGCCTACAATTTCGCGGAGTTTCTACCCGAGCGCCGCCGCATGATGCAGACGTGGAGCGACCACCTGGACAAGCTCAAGGCCGGCGCAAAGGTGACGCCACTGCACGCCGCTGGCGAGTAA
- a CDS encoding metalloregulator ArsR/SmtB family transcription factor — protein MQASPSDLVRRAKVFKALGHPSRLLMVEALGAGEKCVCELRELVGSDISTISKHLSVLKEAGIVRDDRRGTNIYYSLRLQCVTGFLGCVRRFFDQQLEEQFQYFEELRNKIRS, from the coding sequence ATGCAAGCGAGTCCCAGCGATCTCGTCCGACGGGCCAAGGTGTTCAAGGCCCTGGGCCATCCGAGTCGGCTGCTCATGGTCGAGGCCCTCGGGGCCGGCGAAAAATGCGTGTGCGAGCTGCGCGAACTGGTCGGCTCGGACATCTCGACGATTTCCAAGCATTTGAGCGTCCTCAAGGAAGCCGGCATCGTCCGGGACGACCGCCGGGGCACCAACATCTATTATTCGTTGCGCCTGCAGTGCGTGACCGGCTTTCTGGGGTGTGTGCGCCGCTTCTTCGACCAGCAGCTCGAAGAACAATTCCAGTATTTTGAGGAGTTACGAAACAAGATTCGATCCTAG
- a CDS encoding carboxymuconolactone decarboxylase family protein, translated as MRFLAQLFPEFAGQLDAMDTLYAQKRLIDEKTYQFICFAVSIKARSKPCVLKHFKGALDAGASLQELAYILALVMREAAGADDCWTHDVLGDVADIIAGKVDCGCRK; from the coding sequence ATGCGGTTTCTGGCCCAACTCTTTCCGGAATTCGCCGGCCAGCTCGACGCCATGGACACGCTCTATGCCCAAAAGCGACTCATCGACGAAAAAACCTATCAATTCATTTGTTTCGCCGTGTCCATCAAGGCCCGGTCCAAGCCGTGCGTGCTCAAGCATTTCAAGGGCGCCCTGGACGCCGGGGCCAGCCTTCAGGAACTGGCCTACATCCTGGCCCTGGTCATGCGCGAGGCGGCCGGGGCAGACGACTGCTGGACCCACGACGTGCTCGGCGACGTGGCCGACATCATCGCCGGCAAGGTCGACTGCGGCTGCCGGAAGTAG
- a CDS encoding helix-turn-helix domain-containing protein translates to MKDTIKRIVAVQAAEAPHSVAVTWEDAQSVHVDLGTLLDRTPIFAPLRDASLFRQVQVGEDGWEIVWPGSEDLAVDAHHLARLAMEQSGEAMPPETFRAWRAAHGLSLTRAAQVLGLSRRTVAYYESGERIIPKVVRLACKGAETELRA, encoded by the coding sequence ATGAAGGACACCATCAAGCGCATCGTGGCCGTGCAGGCCGCCGAGGCCCCGCATAGCGTGGCTGTAACCTGGGAGGATGCCCAGTCCGTCCATGTGGATTTGGGCACCCTGCTCGACCGGACGCCGATCTTTGCCCCGCTTCGGGACGCTTCGCTTTTTCGTCAAGTCCAGGTGGGGGAAGACGGCTGGGAAATTGTCTGGCCTGGCAGCGAGGACTTGGCCGTTGACGCGCACCACCTTGCCCGGCTGGCCATGGAGCAAAGCGGAGAAGCCATGCCGCCCGAGACCTTCCGCGCTTGGCGTGCCGCCCATGGGCTTTCCCTGACCCGGGCCGCCCAGGTCTTGGGCCTCAGTCGCCGCACCGTGGCCTATTACGAGTCCGGCGAACGCATCATCCCCAAGGTGGTGCGACTGGCCTGCAAGGGGGCCGAGACGGAATTGCGGGCATAG
- a CDS encoding DUF4160 domain-containing protein, which produces MGTVYRLGKLRIVVYAGDHAPPHFHIQGPGFALAVAIESMEIIAGSPHARGYDEAMRWAVENQATIRAAWDRLNRELR; this is translated from the coding sequence ATGGGAACGGTCTACCGACTCGGCAAGCTGCGGATCGTGGTTTACGCCGGGGACCATGCGCCCCCGCATTTCCACATCCAAGGCCCGGGCTTTGCCCTGGCGGTTGCCATCGAATCCATGGAGATCATCGCCGGTTCGCCCCATGCCCGGGGCTATGACGAAGCCATGCGGTGGGCGGTCGAAAATCAGGCCACCATCCGGGCCGCCTGGGACCGGCTGAATAGGGAGTTGAGATGA